A portion of the Caloranaerobacter ferrireducens genome contains these proteins:
- a CDS encoding N-acetylmuramoyl-L-alanine amidase family protein, which yields MKRLIVIILTILTFFLLIPASYAEQGPELVDVTVDGKIIKVKKINILINGEPIKSDVPPILYNSRTLVPVRFVANYLNADISWDQEKYEATIKTQEKEIILKINSSDVIINGEVTKLPYNVPAKLINDRTMVPLRFVSETLGFDVGWIPETWTGTIDYKKQDVTNISITESEGNLPKIKIETTGLVSYKDIFLEDPYRLVIDIPRSNLNIENKQIIASRGILELDTNKYPIKKIRASQFSIDPDITRIVIELDRFVSYNVNRSKDNKQIEIDFVNKVSNIKLETIGDKKGVVIYNTNRPDYNILRLYEPDRIVIDLLDSLLEMNNNKLEIETEFIKGIRTSQFKPDSLYNEQDKIVRVVLDLKEKDVKPHLTTEVEDDKIILFLDDNGLKNISFERLDDGNRLLQIKANKRMNYYVKYDENSKMMEIRFFRKYADLENGIIELNDELTDYIKVENIGDYNKIFVKFKKDISYTVLSSTRDDVIKIKVLDKIKKYSDKLIIIDAGHGGKDPGTIGPITKMKEKDIALDYALSLEKKLKELGFNTLLIRDKDEYIDLYDRAEKANQSNGDAFISIHFNAHDDKDISGIQTLYCPAYLSDVKTEDNYPFAETIHEEVLKTTGALDRGIKRRPKLVVVRETKMVAALLELGFVTNPDEEKKIVTEEYKNKAIQGIVNGIIRYFEAK from the coding sequence ATGAAAAGGTTAATTGTAATAATACTTACTATACTCACGTTTTTTCTGTTAATTCCAGCATCCTATGCTGAACAAGGTCCAGAATTAGTAGATGTAACAGTTGACGGAAAGATTATTAAAGTAAAAAAGATAAATATCCTTATTAATGGTGAACCAATCAAATCTGATGTCCCACCTATTTTATATAATTCAAGAACCTTAGTTCCGGTCAGATTTGTTGCAAACTACTTAAATGCAGATATTAGCTGGGATCAGGAAAAATATGAAGCTACTATAAAAACTCAAGAAAAAGAGATAATATTAAAAATAAACAGTTCAGATGTAATTATTAATGGAGAGGTTACAAAACTACCTTATAATGTACCAGCAAAACTTATTAATGACAGAACGATGGTACCATTAAGATTTGTATCAGAAACTCTTGGATTTGATGTTGGCTGGATACCGGAAACTTGGACTGGAACAATAGATTATAAAAAACAAGATGTAACAAATATAAGTATAACGGAAAGTGAAGGCAATTTACCTAAGATTAAAATAGAAACTACTGGATTAGTTTCATATAAAGATATATTTTTAGAAGACCCATATAGATTAGTAATTGATATACCTAGAAGTAATTTAAATATAGAGAATAAGCAAATTATTGCTTCGAGAGGTATTTTAGAATTAGATACAAATAAGTATCCAATAAAAAAGATTAGAGCCTCTCAATTTTCAATAGATCCTGATATAACAAGAATAGTTATAGAATTAGATAGATTTGTTAGTTACAACGTTAACAGGTCTAAGGATAATAAACAAATTGAAATTGATTTTGTAAACAAGGTAAGTAATATAAAGCTAGAAACTATAGGAGATAAAAAGGGAGTTGTAATATATAATACAAATAGACCTGATTATAACATACTTAGACTTTATGAACCTGATAGAATAGTTATAGACCTTTTGGATTCACTGTTAGAAATGAATAATAATAAACTTGAAATAGAAACTGAATTTATAAAAGGTATTAGAACATCACAATTTAAACCAGATTCATTATATAATGAGCAGGATAAAATAGTTAGAGTAGTTTTAGACTTAAAAGAGAAGGATGTGAAGCCTCATTTAACTACTGAAGTAGAAGATGATAAAATAATTTTATTTCTTGATGATAATGGGTTGAAAAATATTAGCTTTGAAAGATTAGATGATGGAAATCGATTGCTACAGATTAAAGCTAACAAAAGGATGAATTACTATGTGAAATATGATGAAAATAGCAAAATGATGGAGATAAGATTTTTTAGAAAGTATGCTGATTTAGAAAATGGTATAATTGAGCTTAATGATGAGCTGACAGACTATATTAAGGTTGAAAATATAGGTGACTATAATAAAATATTTGTGAAGTTTAAAAAAGATATTTCTTATACTGTATTGTCATCGACTAGAGATGATGTGATTAAGATAAAAGTTCTGGACAAGATTAAGAAATATAGCGATAAATTAATAATAATTGATGCAGGACATGGGGGCAAGGATCCTGGAACTATTGGTCCTATAACTAAGATGAAAGAAAAAGATATAGCATTAGATTATGCTTTAAGCTTAGAGAAAAAATTAAAGGAATTGGGCTTTAACACTTTATTAATCAGAGATAAAGATGAATATATAGACTTGTATGATAGAGCAGAAAAAGCTAACCAAAGCAATGGAGATGCATTTATAAGCATACACTTTAATGCACATGATGATAAAGATATATCTGGGATACAAACTTTGTATTGCCCTGCATATTTAAGTGATGTAAAAACTGAAGACAACTATCCTTTTGCAGAAACGATACATGAAGAAGTGCTGAAGACTACTGGTGCATTAGATAGAGGAATCAAAAG